A genomic segment from Halorubrum depositum encodes:
- a CDS encoding DNA topoisomerase I: protein MSRGPELIITEKDNAARRIAEILSGESATTERRNDVNVYKWGGKRCIGLSGHVVGVDFPAEYNDWRDVEPVELIDAPVTKEPTQEGIVAALRTLARNASRVVIATDYDREGELIGKEAYELVREVNEDASIDRVRFSSITDNEVNEAFANPDELDFDLAAAGEARQVIDLTWGAALTRFLSLSARQLGDDFISVGRVQGPTLKLIVDREREIQAFDPESYWELYGNLTKSGGDPFEARYFYLNDEGNEAQRVWDGDVAEVLTEALAAADEAVVDDVNRRTRTDEPPTPFNTTAFIRAAGSLGYSAQRAMSLAEDLYTAGYVTYPRTDNTVYPEDLEPRELIEELSAASTFGKDAKSLLDREEIEPTEGDEETTDHPPIHPTGELPSASDLSEDEWEVYELIVRRFLATCAEPATWERLRVVALANGGATAIAEGADGLAALRNPEDADGPADLVADGGLRLKANGKRLLEAGYHDVYPYRSSDERIVPDVEVGETLALDDRRTDAKETQPPRRYGQSRLIEEMEKRGVGTKATRHRTLEKLYDRNYIESDPPRPTRLAEAVVEAAEEFAEHIVSEEMTAQLERDMQAIAAGEKGYDEVTEASRELLDRVFDDLTESRDAVGDHLQKSLKADKTLGPCPECGADLLVRKSRQGSYFVGCDGYPDCEHTLPLPSTGKPLILDESCEEHDLRHVKMLAGRKTFVHGCPQCKADEADDQEDEVIGVCPDCGDEDGGELAIKRLRSGSRLVGCTRYPDCDYSLPLPRRGEIEVTDERCEEHDLPHLRVHSGDEPWELGCPICNYREFTARQEGSELQTVEGIGEKTAEKLQDVGVDGVDDLKSADPDDLAADVDGVGADTVRDWQAKAD from the coding sequence ATGAGTCGCGGCCCCGAGCTGATAATCACGGAGAAGGACAACGCGGCGCGCCGCATCGCCGAGATCCTGAGCGGCGAGTCCGCGACGACGGAGCGGCGGAACGACGTCAACGTGTACAAATGGGGCGGCAAGCGCTGTATCGGCCTCTCGGGCCACGTCGTCGGCGTCGACTTCCCGGCCGAGTACAACGACTGGCGCGACGTCGAGCCGGTCGAGCTCATCGACGCGCCGGTCACGAAGGAACCCACCCAGGAGGGGATCGTCGCCGCGCTCCGGACGCTCGCACGGAACGCCTCCCGGGTCGTCATCGCGACCGACTACGACCGCGAGGGCGAACTGATCGGCAAGGAGGCGTACGAGCTGGTGCGCGAGGTGAACGAGGACGCATCCATCGACCGGGTCCGGTTCTCCTCGATCACCGACAACGAGGTCAACGAGGCGTTCGCGAACCCCGACGAGCTCGACTTCGACCTCGCGGCCGCCGGCGAGGCCCGCCAGGTGATCGACCTCACGTGGGGCGCGGCGCTCACCCGCTTCCTCTCCTTATCGGCCCGCCAGCTCGGCGACGACTTCATCTCGGTCGGCCGGGTGCAGGGGCCGACGCTCAAGCTCATCGTCGACCGCGAGCGCGAGATCCAGGCGTTCGACCCCGAGTCGTACTGGGAGCTGTACGGGAACCTGACGAAGTCCGGCGGCGACCCCTTCGAGGCGCGCTACTTCTACCTGAACGACGAGGGCAACGAGGCCCAGCGCGTCTGGGACGGCGACGTCGCCGAGGTGCTCACGGAGGCGCTGGCGGCGGCGGACGAGGCCGTCGTCGACGACGTGAACCGCCGGACGCGCACCGACGAGCCGCCGACCCCGTTCAACACCACGGCGTTCATCCGCGCCGCCGGGTCGCTCGGCTACTCCGCCCAGCGCGCCATGTCGCTCGCGGAGGACCTGTACACCGCCGGCTACGTCACCTACCCGCGGACGGACAACACGGTGTACCCCGAGGACTTAGAGCCCCGCGAGCTGATAGAGGAGCTCTCGGCCGCCTCGACGTTCGGGAAAGACGCGAAGAGCCTGCTCGACCGGGAGGAGATCGAGCCCACCGAGGGCGACGAGGAGACGACCGACCACCCGCCGATCCACCCGACCGGGGAGCTCCCGTCCGCCTCGGACCTCTCGGAGGACGAGTGGGAGGTGTACGAGCTGATCGTCCGGCGCTTTTTGGCGACCTGCGCCGAGCCGGCGACGTGGGAGCGGCTCCGCGTCGTCGCGCTCGCGAACGGCGGGGCGACCGCGATCGCCGAGGGCGCGGACGGGCTCGCCGCCCTTCGCAATCCCGAAGACGCCGACGGCCCCGCCGACCTCGTCGCCGACGGCGGGCTCCGGCTGAAGGCGAACGGCAAGCGGCTCCTGGAGGCGGGCTACCACGACGTCTATCCGTACCGCTCCAGCGACGAGCGGATCGTCCCCGACGTGGAGGTCGGCGAGACGCTCGCGCTCGACGACCGCCGCACCGACGCGAAGGAGACCCAGCCGCCCCGCCGCTACGGCCAGTCGCGGCTCATCGAGGAGATGGAGAAGCGCGGCGTCGGCACGAAGGCGACCCGCCACCGCACCTTAGAGAAGCTGTACGACCGTAACTACATCGAGAGCGACCCGCCGCGGCCGACCCGGCTCGCGGAGGCGGTCGTCGAGGCGGCCGAGGAGTTCGCCGAGCACATCGTCAGCGAGGAGATGACCGCGCAGCTGGAGCGCGACATGCAGGCGATCGCGGCCGGCGAGAAGGGGTACGACGAGGTGACGGAGGCGTCCCGCGAGCTGCTCGACCGCGTATTCGACGACCTCACCGAGTCCCGCGACGCCGTCGGCGACCACCTGCAGAAGTCGCTGAAGGCGGACAAGACGCTCGGCCCCTGCCCCGAGTGCGGCGCGGACCTCCTCGTTCGGAAGTCCCGACAGGGGTCGTACTTCGTCGGCTGCGACGGCTACCCCGACTGCGAGCACACCCTCCCGCTCCCCTCCACGGGCAAGCCGCTTATCTTAGACGAGAGCTGCGAGGAGCACGACCTCCGGCACGTGAAGATGCTCGCGGGCCGGAAGACGTTCGTCCACGGCTGCCCGCAGTGCAAGGCCGACGAGGCCGACGACCAGGAGGACGAGGTGATCGGCGTCTGCCCCGACTGCGGCGACGAAGACGGCGGCGAGCTGGCCATCAAGCGCCTCCGCTCCGGCTCTCGGCTCGTCGGCTGCACGCGCTACCCCGACTGCGACTACTCGCTGCCGCTCCCCCGCCGCGGCGAGATCGAGGTCACCGACGAGCGCTGCGAGGAGCACGACCTCCCGCACCTCCGGGTCCACTCCGGCGACGAGCCGTGGGAGCTCGGTTGTCCGATCTGCAACTACCGCGAGTTCACCGCCCGGCAGGAGGGGTCGGAGCTCCAGACCGTCGAGGGGATCGGCGAGAAGACGGCCGAGAAGCTGCAGGACGTCGGCGTCGACGGCGTCGACGACCTCAAGTCCGCGGACCCGGACGACCTCGCCGCCGACGTCGACGGCGTCGGCGCAGACACCGTCCGGGACTGGCAGGCGAAGGCGGACTGA